CGGCGCCATCACCGCCAATATCGCGGAGATCGCCCGAACGCTGAGCCATGACGTCCAGACGGCGGAGGACGCTCTGCTCGACGGCCATCATCCGCCTGAATCGCGCGACCTGATCCGCATCCGCCGCCGTCTGGCGCAGATTCACCGGCTTCTGACCGGGATGCGCGGCGTGTTCCAGCGGCTGGAGGAGGATGAGGAACTGCCGGGCGCGCTGTTGCCCACGGTCGAGAAGCAGGCGCAACGGCTCCAGTCGCTCGACGCCGACATATTGGGTGTTCAGGGACAATTGCGGCTGCTGCGCGATGAGGTGGATATTCAGGTGACGCAGCGCACCAACCAGAATCTCTATATCCTCTCGATCGTCACCGCGCTGATACTGCCGGCGACGCTGGTGACTGGCCTGTTCGGCATGAACACAGGCGGTATGCCGCTGGCCGATGGGCCGCATGGCACGCTGGTCGCCACGCTGATCGCCGGGGTGGCGGCGGGCATCACCTATTGGCTGCTGCGGCGAATGGGGTTCATGCGCCGATAGGAACGCCCCCCCTATGCCGCTCAGAATCGATCAGGCACGATCATCTCCAGTGGCACGGGATGGCGAATATAATCCTCATTCCGCACGCGGTCGGGCAATATGACCGGTGTCTTGGGCACGTCCTCATAGGGGATATAGTCCAGGAGATGCGCGATGCAGTTGAGCCGGGCGCGCTTCTTGTCGACCGCCTCCACTACCCACCAGGGCGCCTCCGGGATATGGGTGCGATCGATCATCGCTTCCTTGGCGCGCGTATAATCCTCCCAGCGGCGGCGCGACTCCACGTCCATGGGCGACAGCTTCCACTGCTTGAGCGGATCGTGGATGCGCATGGCGAAGCGGAACTGCTGCTCGTCGTCGGTGATGGAAAACCAATATTTGATGAGGATGATGCCGGACCGGACCAGCATCCGCTCAAATTCGGGGACGGATCGGAAAAATTCCTCCACCTCATCCTCGGTGCAGAACCCCATGACGCGCTCCACACCCGCGCGATTATACCAGCTACGGTCGAACAGGACGATCTCGCCCGCGGCCGGCAGATGCGCGGTATAACGCTGGAAATACCATTGGGTCCGCTCGCGTTCATTGGGTGCGGGCAAAGCGGCGACGCGGCAGACGCGCGGGTTCAGACGCTGGGTGATGCGCTTGATCGCGCCGCCCTTCCCCGCCGAATCGCGCCCTTCGAAGATCACGACGACCTTCAACCCCTTATGCACCACCCAGTCCTGCAACCGGACCAGCTCATGCTGAAGACGGAAAAGTTCGCGGAAATAGGTCCGGCGCTCCAATTGCTCCCGATCGGGATGCTCCTCCATGTCGGCGAGCATCGTCTCCAGCCGATCTTCGTCGATCTCCATCTCCAGTTCCTCGTCGAAACTGTCGGCGATCTCCGCCTTGATGCGGTCCATGGCGAAACCGGGCTGTTCGTCGAAGGTCATGGGCAATCCCTTCCGATAGGGTGGCAATGCCTCTTCGTCGCACCGGGCGATGACAATATATTGACGCAACCACGGGACATTGGTCAAAAATATATAAGCCCGGCATGTTTCAGCAATGACCGGGACATGAACATTCCGCCAAGTCAGTCCTTGTCGATCATATCCATGAAGTCGCGGGCGGCATCCCGATCCGCCGGGTCGTCGAAGGTCGACTCGATATCCGGCGCGGCGCCAAGCAGGAACAGCAATGACCAAAGCGCGAAACGCCGGCCCTGGTCCGTTTCCAGACCGAGATCGACCTGCATCCGGTCGATCCCCGCCGCCAGCGCGTCCGGGGTCAACGCATCCATATCCGGAGTGCCGAAATAACGCTGAAGCTGATCGTCGAAATTCATGGACATGTCGATTGCAACGGCGTCAGCCGCTCAACCGCTCCTTCCCGGAAAATGAAAAGGCCGGCCCCCGATGGCGCCGGCCTCTTGCAAGATCAGCCGTTCAGCTTGTCCTTGACCGCCTTTGCAGGGGTGAAGGTCAGCTTCTTCGACGCTGCGATTTCAATCGTCGCGCCGGTGGAGGGGTTACGACCCTGGCGGGCCGGGCTGTCCTTCACCTTGAATTTGCCGAAGCCGTTCAGCGACACTTCGTCGCCCTTGGCGGCGGCGTCGGTGATGGCGCCGATCACGCTATCGACCAGCTTGCGAGCCTCGGCCTTGCTGATGTCATGGGCCGCGGCAACCGCTTCGGCAAGATCGGTATTGTTCATGAGGATAGAAGCTCCTGTTGATGGAAGACTCGGAATAGCGGGACGTTTCGGGCGCGTCCACGGGGTCAATTGCATGACACCCCTTCAATATTCGGTTCATCGCTCCGATCCGGTCCATTCGTCGGTCGCCAGATCAGTCTTTTCTGCTCTTCCGGCTCGTCATGGAGGGCGTCTTTGCCCGTCAACCACCGGCACCATCAAGAATCTCGCAAGAATCTCGACGCCGGCCCTCAAATATGGTCATGCTGCCCAAATGTCGGGATCGGCGAAGCTGCCGCATGAACAGGGGATCAAGGGAGAGGCCATGACGAACAACGACGAGGACAGCCAGCCGAAACATCATCGGGCGACACAGGGGGAAAAGCTGGTAATCGCCGCATCCTCGCTGGGGACGGTATTCGAATGGTATGATTTTTATCTCTACGGTCTGCTCGCCACTTATATTTCCGCCCAATTCTTTTCGGGCGTGAACGAGACGACCGCCTTCATCTTCGCCCTCGCCGCCTTTGCCGCAGGCTTTGCCGTCCGCCCCTTCGGCGCGATCGTGTTCGGGCGGATCGGCGATCTGGTGGGCCGCAAGAACACATTCCTGGTCACGATGGGGATCATGGGCCTGTCGACCTTCGCGGTCGGCCTGTTGCCAAGCTATGCCTCGATCGGTGTGGCGGCGCCGGTGATCCTTGTAGTGATGCGGCTGTTGCAGGGCCTGGCGCTGGGCGGCGAATATGGCGGCGCGGCGACCTATGTCGCGGAACATGCGCCCGACGGGAAACGCGGCCTCTATACGAGCTGGATCCAGACCACGGCCACTTTCGGTCTGTTCGCCGCGCTGCTGGTAGTGATCGGCTTCCGCTTCACCCTGGGCGAGGAGGCATTTGCCGCCTGGGGCTGGCGCCTGCCCTTCCTCATTTCGATCGTCCTGCTGGGCGTATCGATGTGGATTCGCCTGCAACTCAATGAAAGCCCTGTCTTCCAGAAGATGAAAGAGGAAGGCACGACGTCGAAGGCGCCACTGACGGAAGCCTTTGCCCGATGGGGCAATTTACGCTGGGTCATCATCGCGCTTTTCGGCGCGGTCGCTGGCCAGGCGGTGGTCTGGTATGCGGGGCAATTCTACGCCCTCTTCTTCCTCGAAAAGACATTGAAGGTCGACGGCGCGACCGCCAATATCCTGATCGCGGTCGCGCTGGCACTCGCCACGCCCTTTTTCGTCGCCTTTGGCTGGCTGAGCGATCGAATCGGGCGCAAGCCGATCATCCTGGGCGGCTGCGCGCTGGCGGCGATCGCCTATTTCCCTCTGTTCGCGGCACTGACCCATGCCGCTAATCCAGCCCTGGCCGCAGCGCAGGCAGCCGCGCCGGTCACGATCAGCGTCGACCAGCAGCAATGCTCCTTCCAGTTCGATCCGGTCGGGAAAAATGCATTCGACCAGTCGAGTTGCGACATCGCCAAGGCCTATATGGCCAAGACAGGCATCAGCTATAGTAATGCAGAGGCATCCTCCGGCGTCCCGGCCGTGGTCGCGATCGGCAATGCCCATTTCACCGCGCCCGATCCCGCTGTCCTGGATGGCGAGGAAAAACGCACGGCCATCGCCAATTTTCACCAGCAGTTGAAGGCAGGCCTCGCCCAGGCCGGCTATCCGGAGAAGGCAGACAGGGCACAGATCAACAAGCTGGCGGTCATCGCAATCCTCTGGGCGCTCGCCATGCTGGTGACGATGGTCTACGGCCCGATCGCGGCGATGCTGGTCGAACTTTTCCCCAGCCGCATCCGCTATACGTCCATGTCGCTGCCCTATCATATCGGTAATGGCTGGTTCGGCGGCTTCCTGCCCACGACCGCCTTCGCCATGGTCGCCGCGACCGGCAATATCTATTACGGCCTCTGGTATCCGGTGGTGATAGCAGCGGCGACGGCGGTCATCGGCCTCTTCTTCCTGCCCGAAACCTTCCGCCGCAACATCGACGCATGAGCGGCTCGCCGGCGCAGGGACATTTGTGTTGCTGCTGGAGGCTCCCTAAGAAGAGCCTCCACAACATGGACGATGACGGCGCGAATGGACAATCCACAGCTTGATTTTGGCGGGAGCGAACCGACCATCGCCAAGGTCGCGGCGGCGGCAGGCGTGTCCATCCGCACCGTTTCGCGCGTCCTCAACAACAGTCCCAAGGTCAACAAGGACACGCGCGAACGCATCCAGGCCGCAATCGACAGGCTGCATTTCAAGCCCAGCCTGCGGGCGCGGGCGCTTGCCATGGGGCGCTCGCTGCTCATCGGCATGGTGCATCATGATCGCAACGCGCTGGTGCTGGACACCGTCCAACGCGGCGTCGGGCGGGAGGCGACGCGCCGCGGCTATGAAGTCATCAGCCATGCCGTCCCGATAACCGAAGAGGGCGGCATCGGCCATGTGCTGGATTTCGCGCAACGTTCCAGGGTCGACGGCCTGGTCGTCCTGCCCCCTGTGTCTGGCATTGCGGGACTGCCCGAAGCGCTGAATGCGGAACGCATCCATGCCGTGGCGCTCTCTTCCGTGCCGATCGTCGGCTATGGCGCCGTCCTCCTCTCGCCGGAACGGGAAGCCGCGGGCGATGTCGCCCGCTACCTGTTGTCGCTGGGCCATCGCCGGATCGCGATGATAACCGGACCGCAGGCGATGATCTCCGCCTGCGAACGCCGCCTGGGCTTTATCGAGGCGCTACAGGACGCTGGTGCATCGCTGCTGGGCGAAACGGAGGGCGACTACAGCCTGGCGGCGGGCATTGAGGGCGCCCGCACGCTATTGTCCCTGCCCACACCGCCCACCGCGATCTTCGCAGCCAATGACATCATGGCGGCCGGCGTGTTCAAGGTCGCCTCCGAACGGGGCATAGCCGTGCCTTCCATGCTGTCAGTGGTCGGTTTCGACGGGAGCCTGCTGGCCGAGATGCTCACGCCGTCGCTCACCACTGTGGCGCGTCCCTTTGGCGAGATGGCGCAGATCGCCACCCGCCATCTGATCGACCTGATCGAAGGCGCCCCCCCGGTCGAACTGGCCATACCGCCACTCACTCTTGTGGAATCCCAATCCAGCGCCCCGCCGCCTCCTGACGCCGATTGACCGGCGCACTGGACTCTCGGACCATTCACACTATATACCGATCGGTATGGAAATGGCGACACATAGCGGCAGAGGCCGTCCCAGGGCGTTTGACCCCGAAGAAGCGCTGGCGGCCGCGCTCGAAGTCTTCTGGCGGCGTGGCTATGAGGCTGCGTCCCTGGCCGAGCTGACGGAGGCGATGGGTATCACCAAACCCAGCCTCTATGCCTGTTTCGGCAACAAGGAAGCGCTGTTCCGCAAGGCGCTCGACCTCTATGAACGGGACAAGCTCTGCTACGTCCAGTCGGCGTTGGAGGCCCCCACGTCCAAGGCTGTGGCCGAACGGCTGCTGCGCGGATCGCTGGCGATCCAGACCAACAACACCGATCCCAAAGGTTGTCTGGGCGTCATCAGTTCGGTGGGTGGCACCGCCCATGCCGAATGCATCCGTGACGAAGTGATCGCACGCCGTGCCTCTTCCGACCGTGCGTTGATCGAACGATTCGAGCGCGCGCGCGACGAAGGCGATCTGCCCGATCATATCGAACCGCAGGCACTGGCCTGCTACCTGTCCGCTGTCATGCAGGGCATGGCGGTGCAGGCCAGCGCGGGTGTGTCGTGCGATCGGTTGGAAACGCTGATCGAAACCACGCTTTCCATGTGGCCGGGCCGTTAAGGTCGCGGACTCACCATTTTCAATGCAAACCGTTGAAAATTATTTCGCGACCATGGCCAACCGCCCCTTGAAAATGCTGCGATGCAAATAAAATACCTGCCGGTACAAAATAGGGGTTGACCAGCAAGGTCGCGTTAATATATACCGATCAGTATAGAACTAGCTGGGAACTTGCCCCAGGGAGGTCATCATGCGGCACACTCTCAAACATTGGCGCTGTTGCTGACAGCAGCGTAAAGGGCGGTTCCCCGGCAACGGGAACAACCTGATCCTCATTTTCCGATCTTTCCTCTGACGCGCCGCCCGGCGCGGACGGCCAAGATCGTTCGCGCAATTTCGGGCGCAAGGCGCGGGACGCAACAATGCGATTCCAGTCCTAGACATGCGCCCTCTTCAAACGGGGAAGGAACAAGCCATGGCTTTCCTTGATTTCGCACAACCGCTGGCCGGCCCGCAAATGGCGGTCGGCGCCAGCATCGTTTCATCCGTCCCAGCGACGGACTTTTCCGCGCAGGAATGGCAGATCGTTGCGCTCGCACGCACCGATGGGCTGCGTTCGCTGCGGGGACCGGGCCATTTTGCCCGGCTGCGCCGCTGGATCTTCGGCGAGGACATCAGCCTGGCCCTGGCCAGTGATCGGTTGGAGGCGCTGCGGCGCCTAGCCGTCGAAGCCTGGCACAAGGGCTATGCCGTCTCGCTTTCGGGCCTCGCCGCCTTCCGCGCGGCAGGCTTTTCCACCGCCCAACTAGAGCTGTTGCTCGCCACCATCAGCGCGGGCCGGACGGCTCGCGGACGCCGGAGTTTCGCATGAACCAATTGTCCAAGATCACCGCCGACTCCGAATATTCGGATGCCGGCACCCACTCGAAGCGGCGATGGTCCCGCCGCCATGGCGGTGTGGCCGCCATCGCCCTCATCGCAGTTCTCGGCATCGGCTGGAAATTGCTCGACCAGCCCCAGGCCCAGGCATCGGCCGCCCCGCTGGCGGCGGTCGGCGTTTCGGCGCCGCTCGCCCGCAGCGTGACGCAATGGGACGATTATGTCGGCCGCTTCGCCCCCAGCCAGACGGTGGAAATCCGTCCGCGCGTGTCGGGCGCAGTGACCGCCATCCATTTCCGCGACGGCGACTATGTCCGTCAGGGGCAATTGCTTTTCACCATCGACCAGCGCCCCTTCCTGGCAGCGTTGGCCGAAGCGCGGGCAAGCACCGCGTCGGCGCGCAGTGCGCTGCTGCTGGCACAGAATGATTATGGCCGTGTCCAGCGGCTGAACGGCGATGAAGCCGTGTCCGCCAGCGAGGTCGATTCGCTCCGGTCCCGCCTTCAGGCAGCGCAGGCGGCATTGGCCGGCGCGCAGGCGCGTGAGCGCAGCCGGGCGCTGGACGTCGAGTTCACCCAGGTTCGCGCGCCGATCTCCGGCCGCGTTTCCGACCGCCGCGTCGACATCGGCAATCTGGTATCGGGTGCGGAGGGCAGCGGCGCGAGCCTGCTGACCACAGTCAACAAGCTCGACCCCATTTATTTCAACTTCGATGCGTCCGAAGCGCTCTACCTCAAGTCGCAGCGTGACAAGGATGCGGGCGGCGCGGTGGAAGTCCGTCTACAGGACGAGGCTGACTATAGTCACAAGGGCAAGCTCGACTTCACCGACAATGGTCTCGACCCGCGTTCGGGCACGATCCGCATCCGCGCGGTGTTCGACAATCCCGGCAATTTCCTGACGCCGGGCCTGTTCGGCAATATGCGGCTGGCGAACGGCGGCAAGGCCAATGCCCTGCTGGTCCCGGACGAAGCGATCCAGTCCGACCAGGCGCGCAAGACCGTGCTGGTGGTCGGCAAGGATGACAATGTCGCGGTGAAGCCGGTCGAGCTTGGCCCGATCGTCGACGGCTTGCGGATCATCCGGTCGGGTCTCAGCCCGCAGGATCGGGTGATCGTGTCCAACATCCAGGCCGCCATGCCCGGCGCCAAGGTGGCGGTGAAGTCGGCTGTGATCCGGCCCACTCCTGCCCCGGTTACGCCGGTCGATAGTGCGGCTCCGGTGGCGGCGCAGGCGACCTTCGCCAGGTAACTCCCCTCCTCCGTTCGGGCGGAACCGAACGGGGCGAGGCATAATCTTGAAACATCCCCAGCCCGTGATCCGGCACTCGCCGGATCACGCGGTATCCCTTTCGCCTTTCGCAAAGGACGATCCGATGCGTTTCTCTCGTTTCTTCATCGACCGGCCGATCTTCGCCGCCGTCATCGCGGTGGTCATCACCGTGGTCGGCGCGCTCGCTTTCGTCGGCCTGCCGGTGTCCCAATATCCCGACATCGTACCGCCCACGGTCACGGTTTCCGCCCAATATCCCGGCGCATCGGCGGAAACGGTCGCATCGACCGTCGCCGCCCCGATCGAGCAGGAAATCAACGGCGTCGACGACATGCTCTACCAGAGCAGCCAGTCGACCGGCGACGGCAAGGTCGTCATCACCGTCACCTTCAAGATCGGCACCGACCTGGATGCCGCGCAGGTGCTGGTGCAGAACCGCGTCGCGGTCGCCACGCCGCGCCTGCCCGAAGAAGTGCAGCGCCTGGGCGTCGTCACCCGCAAGACCACGCCCGAATTTTTGATGGTCGTGAACCTGCAGTCGCCCGACGGCACGTTCGACCGCAACTATCTGTCCAACTATGCGCTGACGCAGGTACGCGATCGCCTTGCCCGTTTGGACGGCGTGGGCGACGTGCAGCTCTTCGGATCGCGCGACTATGCGATGCGGATCTGGATCGATCCGGACCGCGCCGCCGCACTCGACCTGACCGCTGGCGAAATCGTCCAGGCCCTCCGCGCGCAGAATGTTCAGGTGTCGGCCGGCTCGATCGGCCAGCCGCCTTATGACCGGGGTGAAGCCTTCCAGCTTGGCGTCGAGATGCAGGGCCGCCTGACCGAGCCGCAGCAATTCGCCAACATCGTCATTCGCACCGACGCCACCGGCCATCAGGTCCGCGTGGGTGACGTCGCGCGTGTCGAACTGGGCGCGCAGGATTATGGCATCAACACCTATCTGTCGAACAAGCCCACCGTCGTCATCGCGGTGATGCAGCGCCCCGGCTCCAACGCGCTCGACGCGGCGGAGAAGGTGAAGGCGGAGATGGACCAGCTTTCCAAGCGCTTCCCCAAGGGCCTGGAATATAGCGTCATCTACAACCCGACCGAATTCATCAGCCAGTCGATCGACGCAGTCTATCACACGCTGATCGAAGCCGTGCTGCTGGTCGTGCTCGTCATCCTGATCTTCCTCCAGAACTGGCGCGCGGCGATCATCCCGATCATCGCCATCCCCGTATCGCTGATCGGCACCGCGACGATCCTCGCGGGCCTTGGCTATAGCCTCAACAACCTGTCGCTCTTCGGGCTGGTCCTCGCCATCGGCATCGTCGTCGACGACGCCATCGTCGTGGTCGAGAATGTCGAGCGCAACATAGAAAACGGCATGTCCCCGCTGGAGGCGGCCCGCACGTCGATGGACGAAGTGTCGACCGCGCTGGTCGCGATCGTCCTGGTGCTCTGCGCGGTGTTCGTGCCGACGCTCTTCATCACCGGTATTTCCGGCGCCTTCTACCAGCAGTTCGCCGTCACCATCTCGACCGCGACGATCATCTCGCTGATCCTGTCTCTGACCCTGTCTCCCGCTGCCGCGGCGTTGCTGCTCAAGGCAAAGCACGGCGCGCGCGACCGCAGCGGCGATCCGGTCTGGCGGCAGAAGCTGGGCGGGGCCGCTGATGCGTTCAACAATGGCTTTGATCGGATGAGCGCGGGCTATGGCCGCCTCACCCGCTTCCTGGTGGCGCGCCCCAAGAAGATGCTGCTGACCTATGCCGGCCTGATCGCTGCCACCATCGCCCTGTTCTGGGTGACGCCCGGCGGCTTCATCCCGGCGCAGGACCAGGGCTATTTCCTGGCGGTGGTTCAGCTTCCGCCCGGCTCCTCGCTCGAACGCACCGATAAGGTGACGCGCGAAGTCGCGGAGAAAATCCTGCCGATCAAGGGCCTGCGCGGCGCGGTGATGTTCGCCGGTTTCCATGGCCCGTCGCAAACGCAGGCGCCCAACAGCGCGGCGATCTACTTCCCCTTCAAGAGCTTTGCCGAACGCAAGGAAGAAGGCGCCACCTATGCCGGCATCATGGCGGAAGCCAACAAGGCGGTCGCCGGCTATGACAAGGCGCGCATCCTGCTGGTGCCGCCGCCGCTCATCCAGGGCATCGGCTCAGCGGGCGGCTATCGCATCATGCTGGAGGACCGGGAGGATCGCGGTTATGCGGAACTCAACAAGGTCGCCCAGGACATGATCGCCAAGGCGAACCAGACCCCCGGCCTCGCCATGGTCTACACCCTGTTCGATGTCGGCACGCCGCGCGTCTACGCGGATGTCGACCGGCGCAAGGCCGACCTGCTGGGCGTGCCGCCAGAGCGTATCTTCGAAGCGATGCAGGTCTATCTGGGGTCGGCGTTCGTCAACGACTTCAACCTGCTGGGCCGCACCTATCGCGTGACGGCGCAGGCCGATGCCGAGCATCGCGGTACGGTGGCGGATATCGCCAACCTCAAGACGCGGTCGAACAGCGGGCAGATGGTGCCGATCGGTTCGGTCTCCACCTTCAAGGACAAGACCGGTCCCTATCGCGTGGTTCGCTACAACCTGCTCCCCGCGGTGGAAATCGACGGCGACACGGCGCCGGGCTACAGTTCGGGCCAGTCGCTCACCACCATGGAGAAGCTCGCGGCCGCCGCGCCTGCCGGTTATGGCAGCGAATGGACGGGCGTCGCCTATCAGCAGGTCAGCGCGGGCAACACCGCG
This genomic stretch from Sphingobium sp. BYY-5 harbors:
- a CDS encoding transporter; protein product: MGPGLIWGLDFSEDGGASPVSRCDADRTGRFRWLHLNLADHGTRKWIADADLLSPQISELLLSPDTHQRALVDGDSVGCVLHDFERDFDVADTDRIGALRIALTPSLMLTTRLHPLRSADIARNRLERGGSATVNGPAQALDLLVGAITANIAEIARTLSHDVQTAEDALLDGHHPPESRDLIRIRRRLAQIHRLLTGMRGVFQRLEEDEELPGALLPTVEKQAQRLQSLDADILGVQGQLRLLRDEVDIQVTQRTNQNLYILSIVTALILPATLVTGLFGMNTGGMPLADGPHGTLVATLIAGVAAGITYWLLRRMGFMRR
- the ppk2 gene encoding polyphosphate kinase 2 gives rise to the protein MTFDEQPGFAMDRIKAEIADSFDEELEMEIDEDRLETMLADMEEHPDREQLERRTYFRELFRLQHELVRLQDWVVHKGLKVVVIFEGRDSAGKGGAIKRITQRLNPRVCRVAALPAPNERERTQWYFQRYTAHLPAAGEIVLFDRSWYNRAGVERVMGFCTEDEVEEFFRSVPEFERMLVRSGIILIKYWFSITDDEQQFRFAMRIHDPLKQWKLSPMDVESRRRWEDYTRAKEAMIDRTHIPEAPWWVVEAVDKKRARLNCIAHLLDYIPYEDVPKTPVILPDRVRNEDYIRHPVPLEMIVPDRF
- a CDS encoding HU family DNA-binding protein; this encodes MNNTDLAEAVAAAHDISKAEARKLVDSVIGAITDAAAKGDEVSLNGFGKFKVKDSPARQGRNPSTGATIEIAASKKLTFTPAKAVKDKLNG
- a CDS encoding MFS transporter; translated protein: MTNNDEDSQPKHHRATQGEKLVIAASSLGTVFEWYDFYLYGLLATYISAQFFSGVNETTAFIFALAAFAAGFAVRPFGAIVFGRIGDLVGRKNTFLVTMGIMGLSTFAVGLLPSYASIGVAAPVILVVMRLLQGLALGGEYGGAATYVAEHAPDGKRGLYTSWIQTTATFGLFAALLVVIGFRFTLGEEAFAAWGWRLPFLISIVLLGVSMWIRLQLNESPVFQKMKEEGTTSKAPLTEAFARWGNLRWVIIALFGAVAGQAVVWYAGQFYALFFLEKTLKVDGATANILIAVALALATPFFVAFGWLSDRIGRKPIILGGCALAAIAYFPLFAALTHAANPALAAAQAAAPVTISVDQQQCSFQFDPVGKNAFDQSSCDIAKAYMAKTGISYSNAEASSGVPAVVAIGNAHFTAPDPAVLDGEEKRTAIANFHQQLKAGLAQAGYPEKADRAQINKLAVIAILWALAMLVTMVYGPIAAMLVELFPSRIRYTSMSLPYHIGNGWFGGFLPTTAFAMVAATGNIYYGLWYPVVIAAATAVIGLFFLPETFRRNIDA
- a CDS encoding LacI family DNA-binding transcriptional regulator, with the protein product MTARMDNPQLDFGGSEPTIAKVAAAAGVSIRTVSRVLNNSPKVNKDTRERIQAAIDRLHFKPSLRARALAMGRSLLIGMVHHDRNALVLDTVQRGVGREATRRGYEVISHAVPITEEGGIGHVLDFAQRSRVDGLVVLPPVSGIAGLPEALNAERIHAVALSSVPIVGYGAVLLSPEREAAGDVARYLLSLGHRRIAMITGPQAMISACERRLGFIEALQDAGASLLGETEGDYSLAAGIEGARTLLSLPTPPTAIFAANDIMAAGVFKVASERGIAVPSMLSVVGFDGSLLAEMLTPSLTTVARPFGEMAQIATRHLIDLIEGAPPVELAIPPLTLVESQSSAPPPPDAD
- a CDS encoding TetR/AcrR family transcriptional regulator, whose translation is MEMATHSGRGRPRAFDPEEALAAALEVFWRRGYEAASLAELTEAMGITKPSLYACFGNKEALFRKALDLYERDKLCYVQSALEAPTSKAVAERLLRGSLAIQTNNTDPKGCLGVISSVGGTAHAECIRDEVIARRASSDRALIERFERARDEGDLPDHIEPQALACYLSAVMQGMAVQASAGVSCDRLETLIETTLSMWPGR
- a CDS encoding efflux RND transporter periplasmic adaptor subunit, translating into MNQLSKITADSEYSDAGTHSKRRWSRRHGGVAAIALIAVLGIGWKLLDQPQAQASAAPLAAVGVSAPLARSVTQWDDYVGRFAPSQTVEIRPRVSGAVTAIHFRDGDYVRQGQLLFTIDQRPFLAALAEARASTASARSALLLAQNDYGRVQRLNGDEAVSASEVDSLRSRLQAAQAALAGAQARERSRALDVEFTQVRAPISGRVSDRRVDIGNLVSGAEGSGASLLTTVNKLDPIYFNFDASEALYLKSQRDKDAGGAVEVRLQDEADYSHKGKLDFTDNGLDPRSGTIRIRAVFDNPGNFLTPGLFGNMRLANGGKANALLVPDEAIQSDQARKTVLVVGKDDNVAVKPVELGPIVDGLRIIRSGLSPQDRVIVSNIQAAMPGAKVAVKSAVIRPTPAPVTPVDSAAPVAAQATFAR
- a CDS encoding multidrug efflux RND transporter permease subunit, encoding MRFSRFFIDRPIFAAVIAVVITVVGALAFVGLPVSQYPDIVPPTVTVSAQYPGASAETVASTVAAPIEQEINGVDDMLYQSSQSTGDGKVVITVTFKIGTDLDAAQVLVQNRVAVATPRLPEEVQRLGVVTRKTTPEFLMVVNLQSPDGTFDRNYLSNYALTQVRDRLARLDGVGDVQLFGSRDYAMRIWIDPDRAAALDLTAGEIVQALRAQNVQVSAGSIGQPPYDRGEAFQLGVEMQGRLTEPQQFANIVIRTDATGHQVRVGDVARVELGAQDYGINTYLSNKPTVVIAVMQRPGSNALDAAEKVKAEMDQLSKRFPKGLEYSVIYNPTEFISQSIDAVYHTLIEAVLLVVLVILIFLQNWRAAIIPIIAIPVSLIGTATILAGLGYSLNNLSLFGLVLAIGIVVDDAIVVVENVERNIENGMSPLEAARTSMDEVSTALVAIVLVLCAVFVPTLFITGISGAFYQQFAVTISTATIISLILSLTLSPAAAALLLKAKHGARDRSGDPVWRQKLGGAADAFNNGFDRMSAGYGRLTRFLVARPKKMLLTYAGLIAATIALFWVTPGGFIPAQDQGYFLAVVQLPPGSSLERTDKVTREVAEKILPIKGLRGAVMFAGFHGPSQTQAPNSAAIYFPFKSFAERKEEGATYAGIMAEANKAVAGYDKARILLVPPPLIQGIGSAGGYRIMLEDREDRGYAELNKVAQDMIAKANQTPGLAMVYTLFDVGTPRVYADVDRRKADLLGVPPERIFEAMQVYLGSAFVNDFNLLGRTYRVTAQADAEHRGTVADIANLKTRSNSGQMVPIGSVSTFKDKTGPYRVVRYNLLPAVEIDGDTAPGYSSGQSLTTMEKLAAAAPAGYGSEWTGVAYQQVSAGNTAGLVFGMAVFFVFLVLAAQYESLTLPLSIILIVPMCLFAAMLGVNLRGMDNNILTQIGLVVLIALAAKNAILVVEFAKQAEEEQGLSPVDAAVQAAQTRLRPILMTSFAFILGAVPLVIATGAGAELRQALGTAVFFGMAGVTAFGLLFTPTFYVVCRALGDRYARRRRDDDAAPALQPAE